AAACGTCAAGTACACTCGGCCCCCCATGACGGATACTTTCGGCATCGCCGATCTCGCCCGCGAATTCGGCGTGACCACGCGCACCATTCGTTTTTACGAGGACCGCGGATTGCTCGCGCCGCACCGCGCCGGGCAGCGGCGGGTCTATGCCGCCCGCGACCGGGTTCGGCTCAAGCTGATCATGCGCGGGAAAAGGCTCGGATTTTCGCTGTCCGATATCCGCCAGATCCTCGATCTCTACGACGTCGATCCGACCGAGGTGGCGCAACTCAAGCTGTTCGTGGAGAAGCTGCGCGAGCGCAAGAAGGTTCTGGAGCGCCAGCGGGCGGATATCGTCGCGCTGCTCAGGGAATTGGACGGCTTCGAGCAACGTTCGCTCGTCCTGCTGGCCGAAAAGGACAAGAGAAAAACCCGTGTTGGCTAAACCGTCCGCGCAGGCACCGATCGCGGTCGCGATCGCCGGGCTCGGCACCGTCGGCCGCGTCGTCGCGCGCTCGCTCGACCGGGGCATCGACGGACTCGTCCTCGCCGCCGTTTCGGCGCGGGACGAGACCAAGGCCCGCCGAACCGTGGCCGGATTCAAGTCGTCGGTTCCGGTGGTGCCGCTCGATCGCCTTGCCGATATGGCCGACGTGATTGTCGAGTGCGCGCCGCCCGAACGGTTCTTGGAAATCGCCCGGCCGGCGATCGAGCGGGGCCGGATATTCGTGCCGCTGTCGAT
This is a stretch of genomic DNA from Rhodospirillales bacterium. It encodes these proteins:
- a CDS encoding MerR family DNA-binding transcriptional regulator; this encodes MTDTFGIADLAREFGVTTRTIRFYEDRGLLAPHRAGQRRVYAARDRVRLKLIMRGKRLGFSLSDIRQILDLYDVDPTEVAQLKLFVEKLRERKKVLERQRADIVALLRELDGFEQRSLVLLAEKDKRKTRVG